A window from Onychostoma macrolepis isolate SWU-2019 chromosome 07, ASM1243209v1, whole genome shotgun sequence encodes these proteins:
- the LOC131544509 gene encoding gastrula zinc finger protein XlCGF8.2DB-like — MLNDEEAEEQKELMESNKECQAQNEKEENQEAHNALTGENSFSGSQTSEDFSHESTEAKNYFACHHCRKTFSQKGHLKYHIRIHTGERPYKCPQCDKTFTQKGHLRDHIITHTGERPFTCPQCGKGFMSKGNLNVHIKIHAQERPFTCPQCGKTYTCKGHLKEHIGSHTGERPFTCTQCEKSFTRKGNLNIHMKTHTRERPYTCPQCGKSYTSKGHLKEHIGSHTGERPFACPRCGKSFTRKGSLNIHIKGHTRESPYTCSQCGKCFPTKGNLDSHIRIHTGEKPFTCPQCGKSFTQRGHLKHHIRIHTGERPFSCHLCGKGFTQAQSLKKPFGCDQCGQEFVLESLLRRT; from the exons ATGCTGAATGATGAAGAGGCTGAAGAACAAAAAG AACTGATGGAATCGAACAAGGAATGTCAAGCACAGAATGAAAAGGAGGAGAATCAGGAAGCCCACAATGCCTTAACTGGAGAAAACTCTTTTAGTGGTTCACAAACTTCAGAGGATTTCTCACATGAAAGCACAGAAgccaaaaattattttgcatgCCACCATTGTAGAAAGACTTTTTCACAAAAAGGACACCTGAAGTATCACATAAGAATTCATACTGGTGAAAGGCCTTACAAGTGCCCTCAGTGTGACAAGACTTTTACTCAAAAAGGCCACCTTAGGGATCATATAATAACTCACACCGGTGAGAGGCCATTCacatgccctcagtgtggaaagggtTTCATGAGTAAAGGAAACCTTAATGTCCACATTAAAATTCACGCCCAAGAGAGGCCTTTCACATGTCCGCAGTGTGGAAAGACTTACACGTGTAAAGGACACCTTAAGGAGCACATAGGATCCCACACTGGTGAGAGGCCTTTCACATGCACACAATGTGAAAAGAGTTTCACACGGAAAGGAAACCTTAATATTCACATGAAAACTCACACTAGAGAGAGGCCTTACacatgccctcagtgtggaaagagttacACATCTAAAGGACACCTTAAGGAGCACATAGGATCCCACACTGGTGAGAGGCCTTTCGCATGTCCTCGATGTGGAAAGTCTTTTACACGTAAAGGAAGTCTTAACATTCACATAAAAGGTCACACTAGAGAGAGTCCTTACAcatgctctcagtgtggaaagtgttTCCCAACTAAAGGAAATCTTGATAGTCACAtaagaattcacactggagagaagccgttcacATGTCCTCAATGTGGGAAGAGCTTCACACAACGAGGACATCTGAAGCATCACATAAGAATTCACACAGGTGAGAGGCCTTTCTCATGCCATTTGTGTGGTAAAGGTTTCACACAGGCACAAAGCCTCAAAAAGCCATTTGGCTGTGATCAGTGTGGTCAAGAATTTGTATTGGAGTCATTGCTGAGAAGAACCTGA